The following proteins are encoded in a genomic region of Takifugu flavidus isolate HTHZ2018 chromosome 3, ASM371156v2, whole genome shotgun sequence:
- the LOC130523467 gene encoding LOW QUALITY PROTEIN: inhibin beta B chain-like (The sequence of the model RefSeq protein was modified relative to this genomic sequence to represent the inferred CDS: inserted 2 bases in 1 codon): MSSCLLQLALCVACVLSIRCTSAPPTEAHTTSRDTCPSCGIAQPQDPESGQLNTNFLEAVKRHILSRLQMRERPNITHPVSRAAMVTALRKLHAGKLRADGRMEIPNLDGHPMGNEVLEESSEIISFAEKDEMVTSKSSLFFMITNEGNQNLLVTQATLWLYFKVLQAPPEVRPRRKVTVKVYYQEPGLGSKWDLXEKRVELKRSSWHTFTLTNAVRLVFEKGDRRQNLDVRCEGCEAQGVVPILLNQNDESHWPFLVVQARQADSKHRIRKRGLECDGSSSLCCRQQFYIDFRLIGWNDWIIAPSGYLGNYCEGNCPAYMPGVPSSASSFHTVVVNQYRLRGMGPGSMNSCCIPTKLSTMSMLYFDDEYNIVKRDVPNMIVDECGCA, translated from the exons ATGAGTAGCTGTCTTCTTCAACTGGCACTCTGCGTGGCTTGCGTACTCTCCATCCGCTGCACCTCTGCACCCCCGACGGAGGCGCACACGACATCCCGGGACACCTGCCCGTCCTGCGGGATCGCGCAGCCGCAGGACCCCGAGTCGGGTCAGCTGAACACGAACTTCCTGGAGGCAGTGAAGCGACACATCctgagcaggctgcagatgcGGGAGAGACCCAATATCACGCACCCGGTGTCCAGGGCGGCCATGGTGACGGCGCTGCGGAAGCTCCACGCCGGGAAACTGCGGGCGGACGGCAGGATGGAAATCCCCAACCTGGACGGGCACCCAATGGGCAacgaggtgctggaggagagctCGGAGATCATCAGCTTTGCAGAGAAAG ATGAAATGGTGACATCCAAGTCCAGCCTGTTCTTCATGATCACGAATGAGGGGAACCAGAACCTGCTCGTGACGCAAGCCACCCTTTGGCTGTACTTCAAGGTGTTACAGGCCCCACCGGAGGTGCGACCGCGGCGGAAGGTGACGGTGAAAGTGTACTACCAGGAGCCCGGCCTTGGCAGCAAGTGGGACCT GGAGAAGCGGGTGGAGCTGAAGCGCAGCAGCTGGCACACCTTCACGCTGACCAACGCGGTCCGGCTGGTCTTTGAAAAGGGCGACCGGCGGCAGAACCTGGACGTGCGCTGCGAGGGCTGTGAGGCGCAGGGCGTTGTGCCCATTCTGCTCAACCAGAATGACGAGTCCCACTGGCCCTTCCTGGTGGTGCAGGCCCGGCAGGCCGACAGCAAACACCGCATACGCAAGAGGGGGCTGGAGTgcgacggcagcagcagcctctgctgccGCCAGCAGTTCTATATAGACTTCCGGCTCATTGGCTGGAATGACTGGATCATCGCCCCGTCGGGCTACTTAGGGAACTACTGCGAGGGGAACTGTCCAGCCTACATGCCGGGTGTCCCCAGCTCGGCTTCGTCCTTTCACACGGTCGTGGTGAACCAGTACCGTTTGCGCGGGATGGGCCCGGGCTCCATGAACTCCTGCTGCATCCCCACCAAGCTCAGCACCATGTCGATGCTGTACTTCGACGACGAGTACAACATTGTCAAGCGGGACGTTCCCAACATGATTGTGGACGAGTGCGGCTGTGCCTga